A stretch of Pyrenophora tritici-repentis strain M4 chromosome 7, whole genome shotgun sequence DNA encodes these proteins:
- a CDS encoding CysK, Cysteine synthase, with protein sequence MAQRNFLNAYTGPNALRDYFDPDCQPMIPLVEIPQSLNPFYDDGVRIHAKMMSMHPANNVKIMPALNMLQKEVQPEKSKTVIEYSSGSTVISLALVSRINHGINDVRAFLSNKTSVPKLRLMQFFGLDVTLFGGPSQPEPHDERGGIYRAQMMAQEDETVLNVNQYYNDANWESHVKWTGPQIHQQLPSIRLICAGMGTSGTMTGLGQYFKDAKPAVFRLGVCTAAGDRVPGPRSLALLSPVEFPWRDSVDAIEEVGSKDAFSLSLKLSREGLVCGPSSGFNLQGLLNYLAKLKAAGTLSKLAGPYGIIDCAFVCCDLPYPYLDEYFDKLGDASFHPIRNQNLAAVDLYRYDEAWELDPNTALSHFTSSTHGAEAVLLDLRKPEDFIKSHIPGSYNLPLQSSNATTPSPFSDAMVLEKQWKELEATFTLDCVNAHDLSGKDVYILCYNGDTARVATSVLRAKGISASSVKGGIAAVRNDLPQLQMAERGRVLVQQDWIKTPETVTKELRIDSLSPPGAREPNERSE encoded by the exons ATGGCTCAAAGGAACTTTCTCAACGCCTATACTGGGCCAAATGCCCTTCGCGACTACTTCGACCCTGATTGCCAGCCAATGATCCCCCTTGTCGAAATTCCTCAAAGCCTGAATCCATTCTACGACGATGGAGTCAGGATCCATGCGAAGATGATGTCCATGCATCCTGCAAACAACGTAAAGATCATGCCTG CGTTAAACATGTTGCAGAAGGAAGTGCAGCCAGAAAAGTCGAAGACAGTCATCGAGTACAGTTCTGGGTCCACAGTGATCTCCCTGGCTCTCGTCTCCCGTATCAATCATGGGATCAACGATGTTCGCGCATTCTTGAGCAACAAGACTTCAGTACCAAAACTCAGACTCATGCAATTCTTTGGTCTAGACGT CACTCTTTTTGGAGGTCCTTCCCAGCCAGAACCCCATGACGAGCGTGGCGGCATCTACCGAGCACAAATGATGGCCCAGGAAGATGAGACAGTTCTGAACGTCAACCAATACTACAATGACGCC AATTGGGAATCCCACGTTAAGTGGACTGGACCGCAGATCCACCAGCAGTTGCCTAGTATTCGCTTGATATGCGCTGGCATGGGTACCTCTGGGACCATGACGGGTCTCGGCCAATACTTCAAAGACGCCAAGCCTGCTGTATTCCGATTAGG TGTCTGTACCGCTGCTGGAGATCGAGTTCCTGGGCCGAGGTCTCTTGCACTTTTGAGTCCCGTAGAGTTCCCATGGCGTGACTCTGTAGACGCCATCGAAGAGGTGGGCTCGAAAGATGCTTTTAGCTTGTCTCTGAAACTCAGCCGAGAAGGATTGGTCTGTGGTCCATCCTCAGGCTTCAACTTACAGG GTCTCCTCAACTACCTCGCAAAGCTCAAAGCTGCTGGTACACTCTCTAAGCTGGCTGGTCCTTACGGTATCATCGACTGCGCTTTCGTCTGTTGCGATCTGCCATACCCATACTTGGACGAATACTTTGACAAGCTTGGCGACGCATCTTTTCACCCGATTCGTAACCAG AACCTTGCAGCGGTTGACCTATATCGGTACGATGAAGCATGGGAGCTTGATCCTAACACCGCCTTGTCGCACTTCACCAGCAGTACCCATGGAGCTGAGGCTGTCCTTCTCGACCTGAGAAAGCCAGAAGACTTCATCAAGAGCCACATACCAGGGTCATATAACCTACCACTACAAAGCTCCAATGCTACAACACCGAGTCCGTTCTCCGATGCCATGGTGCTTGAGAAGCAGTGGAAAGAACTGGAAGCGACATTCACCCTCGACTGTGTCAACGCACACGACCTTTCCGGCAAAGACGTCTACATTCTTTGTTACAATGGCGACACAGCTCGAGTTGCCACGAGTGTACTTCGTGCCAAGGGCATATCCGCAAGCAGTGTGAAGGGTGGCATTGCAGCGGTCAGGAACGACCTGCCACAGCTGCAGATGGCGGAGCGTGGAAGGGTTTTGGTACAGCAGGATTGGATCAAGACACCTGAAACTGTTACAAAAGAGCTGAGAATAGATTCGCTATCTCCTCCTGGAGCTCGCGAGCCCAACGAGAGGTCGGAGTGA
- a CDS encoding Dimer-Tnp-hAT domain containing protein, translated as MPLRNLKRAAEGTPGPHGPHKRAKTAKGSASQPILMDDSQPELSIRTSPRKALAAAASQATEDAPFESQLRDAIPEATIQPPAEGSRAATEATSEAIEGGDDTGFDDEFTDNFDGIDWKRLPRFTKPLRTLKRNKSWVYQYGYRVASLREPHRTFFVCKYCHHRKIFCAYPEVTKSTSNAINHLAQKLLGHGYDRKGKLDSITLPRGQTTLKMMTEGGVDVPQGVANELGNFDVQRFRYAAVTWLVDNNHPLREFETPAFRQMIEFANPEAADALWVSHNSVASFVMRLYRYMEPQVVQMLSSAISKIYISFDGWTTKGGKRGFFGVVAHFADADGTIRDLPIALPQLTGAHTGERIAEVVGNIIDVFGITRSQLGYFVLDNAYANDTAVTKLAQRFEFTASHHRLRCGPHTLNLVGQMIIFGFDKDAYDNDQDEHKTEAAYLQEWRQQGPLGVLIDIINYIQTPQQHDLFADCQRRVNAKAPDQKQEILEPVKPVVTRWNSFHDTFVRAAKLHNAVDEYAQSHIERTMGADAYARSRNNKLTKVPAWMRSNGLTADDWAVITQYISVLEPLKEATKRLEARGKAGRFGAIYEVIPVFEAVLAVYEQLLKNHESVDYNANSAPEDHLPINLRAAWAKLNAYYTKLDESPAYFAATCLHPYYKNYCENSWRDKPSWLEANNAGLKQLWAFYKPQIQRQSRPPVRLSSGINDAINALVNAEPYGIVEVTEMDELERWRRFELRWTQEQFEQGSNPVSYWISLRPKYPNLARMAIDILTIPASSCECERLFSELGDLLEPRRRKIGSQLLAAIQCIRSWRDAGFKPPSDYNSGDVTDAEVAAIYEICKWDSEAY; from the exons ATGCCGCTTCGTAACCTAAAACGCGCCGCCGAGGGCACCCCCGGCCCCCACGGCCCCCACAAGCGCGCCAAAACAGCTAAAGGCAGTGCATCGCAGCCTATCCTGATGGACGATTCGCAGCCTGAGCTGTCTATCCGCACCTCGCCACGTAAAGccctagctgctgcagcaaGCCAGGCCACCGAAGACGCGCCGTTCGAGTCGCAGTTGCGCGACGCTATACCAGAAGCTACTATACAACCGCCGGCCGAGGGTAGTAGGGCTGCTACGGAGGCTACAAGTGAGGCTATCGAAGGCGGGGATGATACTGGCTTTGATGACGAGTTTACGgacaactttgacggcattgatTGGAAGCGTTTACCGCGTTTTACGAAGCCGCTGCGTACGTTGAAGCGCAACAAAAGTTGGGTATATCAGTACGGTTACCGCGTTGCCTCTCTCCGTGAGCCTCATCGTACGTTCTTTGtttgcaaatactgccatcATCGTAAGATCTTTTGCGCCTATCCAGAGGTTACAAAGTCGACCAGTAACGCTATCAACCACCTCGCGCAGAAGCTACTTGGCCACGGCTACGATCGCAAGGGCAAACTGGATTCGATTACACTACCGCGAGGCCAAACGACGCTTAAGATGATGACCGAGGGCGGTGTCGATGTACCTCAAGGCGTCGCTAACGAGCTcggaaacttcgacgtacagcGCTTTCGATACGCCGCTGTTACGTGGCTTGTCGACAATAACCACCCTCTCCGCGAGTTCGAAACGCCTGCGTTTAGGCAGATGATAGAGTTTGCCAACCCGGAGGCAGCTGACGCGCTGTGGGTAAGTCACAACAGTGTAGCTAGCTTCGTGATGAGGCTGTATCGCTATATGGAGCCGCAGGTTGTTCAGATGCTCTCGTCGGCTATTAGTAAAATCtatataagcttcgatggctggacgacaaaaggcggcaagcgcggcttctttggagttgTTGCTCATTTTGCTGACGCCGACGGCACTATCAGGGACCTACCTAtcgcgctgcctcagcttacgggcgcccacacgggcgagaggatagctgAAGTTGTTGGCAATATAATCGATGTCTTCGGTATAACACGTAGCCAGcttgggtactttgtgctcgacaACGCGTACGCTAATGACACCGCCGTCACCAAACTCGCCCAACGCTTTGAATTTACAGCAAGCCAtcaccgcctccgctgcggccctcacacacTTAACTTAGTCGGACAGATGATTATCTTCGGCTTTGATAAGGACGCGTACGATAATGATCAGGACGAGCACAAAACAGAGGCAGCCTACCTACAAGAATGGCGGCAGCAAGGTCCGCTTGGTGTACTaatcgatatcatcaacTACATCCAAACACCGCAACAACACGATCTTTTTGCCGATTGCCAGCGCCGTGTTAACGCTAAGGCTCCCGACCAAAAGCAGGAAATACTCGAGCCGGTAAAGCCAGTCGTCACGCGCTGGAACAGCTTTCACGACACCTTTGTACGCGCCGCAAAACTCCATAACGCCGTTGATGAGTACGCCCAAAGCCACATCGAAAGGACGATGGGCGCCGACGCGTACGCGCGTAGCCGTAACAATAAGCTCACTAAAGTACCAGCTTGGATGAGATCTAATGGGCTTACGGCTGACGATTGGGCGGTAATAACCCAGTATATATCAGTGTTGGAGCCGCTAAAGGAGGCgacaaaacggcttgaagctCGCGGTAAAGCTGGCCGTTTCGGCGCGATATACGAGGTTATACCTGTCTTCGAAGCTGTACTTGCCGTGTACGAGCAGCTACTTAAAAACCACGAAAGCGTCGACTATAATGCCAATAGCGCGCCAGAAGATCACCTTCCTATCAACCTACGCGCAGCTTGGGCAAAGCTTAACGCGTATTACACTAAGCTCGACGAATCACCCGCATACTTTGCcgctacctgcctccacccatactacaagaactactgtgagaacagctggcgcgacaaaccgaGCTGGCTTGAGGCAAACAACGCTGGGTTGAAACAACTTTGGGCGTTCTATAAGCCGCAAATACAGCGCCAAAGTCGCCCACCAGTGCGGCTCTCAAGTGGTATCAacgacgccatcaacgcgcTCGTTAATGCGGAGCCTTATGGCATTGTTGAGGTGACAGAGATGGATGAGCTGGAGCGTTGGCGACGGTTTGAACTCCGctggacgcaggagcagttcGAACAAGGTAGTAATCCTGTTAGCTATTGGATAAGCCTACGCCCAAAGTATCCTAACCTAGCGCGTATGGCGATCGATATATTAACAATACCAGCCTCAAGTTGTGAGTGCGAGCGGCTGTTCAGCGAGCTCGGTGATTTATTAGAGCCAAGGCGACGCAAAATTGGGTCACAACTGCTTGCAGCAATACAGTGTATACGAAGCTGGCGCGACGCTGGCTTTAAGCCTCCATCTGATTACAACTCAGGCGATGTAACTGACGCTGAGGTAGCTGCAATATACGAAATATGCAAGTGGGACAGCGAAGCTTA TTAG
- a CDS encoding FabG, Dehydrogenase with different specificities (related to short-chain alcohol dehydrogenase) codes for MASIAKEIALVTGANSGIGFEIAHQLLQKGTYHVLFGCRSIAKGSAALQDLQSRNLSGSIEFVHLDVQNDEHISQVASSTQQKHGKLDVLFNNAAVALPEGATEREKLAAAFDINATGPYLLAQALIPLLKKSANSRIINISSGAASIGRRLAPESPMYKIQSVPYRASKVAFNMVTACLHVEFGRGIDQIEMMDSGKSKDNERGPDEDEKKMKVFCYDPGFTASNLSPLNKEELGARSAKDTVDSIMELVEGKRDEEVGRFIHNSGGYSW; via the coding sequence ATGGCATCTATCGCGAAAGAAATTGCGCTCGTCACCGGCGCAAACAGTGGTATAGGTTTCGAAATTGCACATCAACTTCTCCAGAAGGGTACATATCATGTCCTGTTTGGCTGTCGCTCGATAGCGAAAGGCTCTGCCGCACTTCAAGATCTACAATCACGCAACCTGTCCGGCAGTATCGAATTTGTACATCTCGACGTGCAGAATGATGAACACATTAGCCAAGTCGCCTCATCAACCCAGCAAAAGCATGGCAAACTCGACGTTCTCTTCAACAATGCTGCTGTCGCGCTGCCGGAAGGCGCAACGGAGCGTGAGAAACTCGCCGCTGCATTCGATATAAACGCCACAGGACCATACCTTCTCGCCCAAGCACTGATCCCGCTTTTGAAGAAAAGCGCAAACTCAAGAATCATCAATATCTCTTCCGGGGCCGCGAGCATTGGCCGAAGGCTAGCGCCAGAAAGTCCCATGTACAAAATTCAATCGGTACCATACCGGGCCAGTAAAGTGGCGTTCAATATGGTGACTGCATGCTTACATGTCGAGTTTGGACGGGGCATCGACCAAATCGAAATGATGGACTCTGGAAAAAGCAAGGATAATGAAAGGGGCCCCGATGAGGACGAAAAGAAGATGAAGGTATTTTGCTACGATCCAGGGTTTACAGCCTCGAATCTGAGTCCACTTAATAAAGAGGAACTTGGCGCGAGGAGTGCAAAGGATACGGTGGATAGTATCATGGAGCTTGTGGAAGGCAAGAGAGACGAGGAAGTCGGAAGGTTCATTCATAATTCAGGGGGTTATTCCTGGTAG